The genomic DNA TATACATCAAGCACTTTTCAAATGGTTGCTGCTGATATATTCAAAATGATTAAAACATGCACATTGCGGCCCATTTATAGGGAAATGCATTGTTAAAATTTTGAAATTACAAGTCGTCAAAAATATACGGAAGTTAAAGACATAAATAGACGCTCAAATCAAGTCAAAGACATTAATATGCGCGTAAGTCAAGTCAATTGGTAATTTACAAGTTCCACCAAAAATTTATAGAATTAAGGCTGAAAATAGTGAAAGTCTTCGGTGACAAAATCGGAATCCTAAGTCTTCTAGATTTTGGATCAGCTCCTTTATCATATCCGAATAATTAAATTTGATTTTGCAGCTTGAAGTATTGATCCGAATCCGGCATGCTCATCTGCTGAATTCTAATTGGTGTGTGCGTGTCGATCATGGTTATTTGGTTTACAAGTAGATGGAAAACGGGAGTTCGGACAAGAGATTATTTTGCAAAAACGACACACCTTTGATCCTGTGGTTGAACCGGATACGTGGGAAGTAGTGTAAGCTCTAAACTTCCTTCTTAACGCGAAACCGAGATCAATCGTTCATCGTGACCAAAAACCAGCAAACGTACTGCTTGATAAAAATCTCGTGAGCAAAATCGGGGATGTTGGTCTCTCAACAATGCTTCAATCAGACTTCTCTTCCACATCCACCATTTACAAAGACACGAGTCCAGTGAGTATCAACAAACAGGAGTAGTATCTCCAAAATCCTGAGTATTTCCCAAGCTTCATGTGAGAATTTTTGGATTGGATTGTTTTATGTACATTTGTTTGATTTATCTATATGTTATTTGGACCTCTCATGAACTTTGAGTACGTAAATTTATaaagtgtaaatatatatatatttttttggaaCGACAATATGTTAATAGAGAAAAGGCCAGTGAGAGGCGGGTTTAACAATCACAAAGAAATACATAACAAAACAACCCTACCAGAACCGAACAAAAATACAACGGCAATGAACAAAAGTATTATTGAAAAGCAGACTCCCAGGGGAATTACAGGAGCTGCTTTTTAATGATCACTTAAAAAATATATCACAATGATACTAATGCATAACATCATAAACCTTATACCTTGATCAATTTCCTCAAGAGACGGAAATATGTTATCCTCCATGATCGATTGAGCATTAATGAAATCACAATGACCCAAAACCCAGTAATAAATCCAAGCACTATGCTAATAATCAACCCCCAATCTACTTTGTGTGATCCACCGTCTTCTTTTTGGTCGCTTGTTGTATCAGGTTTGTCAGCATGTACACAATCATTTAGTGGAGCTCCACAAAGTTTGTTTCCAAAAAAAAAAGCTGGACTCATTGAAGCTCTGTATTTGTGTACCTGTTGGAACTCTTCCTATCAAATTGTTGTAGGACACGTTAAAAGTACCCAAGAAATTCAACTCTGACAAACTCATAGGAAGTTCCCCAGAAAGATTGTTTACTGATAAATCCAAAGATTCAAGTGATTTCATGTCTCCTATCTTATTCGGGATCTCTCCTGTCAATTGATTTCTTGATAAATTCAATGATTTTAACTTGTGGAGGGTCGTAAGCTCACTAGGGATCTGCCCTGAAAACTTGTTGCTCGAAAGGTCCAAAAGCATGACGAGCCCTAGAAAAGATCCATACTCGGCTTCTTGTCCCTTCATCACCAATGAATCACCAACAATAAAAGAGCCACCGTCAAGAGAGAATGATAATTGAACCTCTAAATTAGTTTCTATGCCGGAAAGCACACTAAAGTTGTTGAAGCATCTAGGAATATTTCCTGAGAGGTTATTATCAGCGAGATCCAAGACTTGAACTTGTGAAAGATAACATAGCTGGTCAGGAGTATTTCCGTAAAATTTGTTGGATCTAAGATTGAGAATTTTCAACATAGTGAGTTTTATTCCAATCCATGGTGGAATGATTCCCGCAAGATTATTTCTTCGAAGGTCAAGGACCTTTAAGTATGACAAATTCAATAGGGAAGAAGGTAATCTTCCTGAAATCTTGTTCCGACTAATGGCTAAAAATTGCAACAAAGGTATAGACCCCAATGTTCTTGGAATCTCACCTGACAAATAATTACCACTTAAACATAAGAGTACCAAGCTCGACCACTTCTCCCAACACTCTGGAATAACACCCGATAACTGATTATATCCCAAACTAAAATATTTGGTCTTCTTCACACCATCGGAACAAACCAAATTATGTAATGATCCCACAAAATAGTTATTTGATACGTCCAGAGGTATTAAAGACGAACTGTTTGTGGGAGAAGGTAATTTTCCCCCAAAATTATTATCACGTAAGTCGAGCCAATGAATTGTAGGAGGGATGGACAATATATTGCCGACCAAATTATTGCTACCCAAGCTAAGGACTTGGAGGTTAGTGCAATTCGTTATGATGGGCGGAATGTTTCCCGTGAAAAAGTTGTTACGAAGGTTGAGTGTGCTTAGCATGGACAATGAACCAATCCAACCGGGGATCTTGCCGACCAGATTATTGTTACCCAACTCAAGGATCTGGAGGTTGGAGCAATTCCTTATGGTGGCCGGAATGTTCCCCGTCAAAGAGTTGTTAAAAAGATATAGTTCTTGTAATCTAAAGAGACGCCCGATTTCAGGTGGAATTCCACCTTGTAGAATGTTGCCGGGAAGGCCGAGGATGCTTAGCACGGACAAGGAACCAATCTCATATGGGATCTTGACGACCAGATTATTGTTATCCAACTCAAGGATCTGGAGGTTGGAGCAATTCGTTATGGTGGCCGGAATGTTTCCTGTGAAAGAGTTGTTACGAAGGTCAAGTGTGCTTAGCATGGACAATGAACCAATCCCATCTGGGATCTTGCCGACCAAATTATTGTTACCCAACTCAAGGATCTGGAGGTTAGAGCAATTCCTTATGGTGGCCGGAATGTTCCCCGTCAAAAAGTTGTTAAAAAGATATAGTTCTTGTAATCTAAAGAGGCGCCCGATTTCAGGTGGAATTCCACCTTGTAGAATGTTGCCGGGAAGGCCGAGAATGCTTAGCATGGACAATGAACCAATCGCATCTGGGATCTTGCCGACCAGATTATTGTTATCCAACTCAAGGATCTGGAGGTTGGAGCAATTCGTTATGGTGGCTGGAATGTTTCCCGTGAAAGAGTTATTACGAAGGTCGAGTGTGCTTAGCATGGACAATGAACCAATCCCGTCTGGGATCTTGCCTACCAGATTATTGTTACCCAACTCAAGGATCTGGAGGTTGGAGCGATTCGTTTTGGTGGCCGGAATGTTTCCCGTGAAAGAGTTGTTACGAACGTCGAGTGTGCTTAACATGGACAGTGAACCAATCCCATCTGGGATCTTGCCGACCAGATTATTGTTACCCAACTCCAGGATCTGGAGGTTGGAGCAATTCCTTATGGTGGCCGGAATGTTCCCCGTCAAGGAGTTGTTAAAAAGATACAGTTCTTGTAATCTAAAGAGGCGCCCGATTTCAGGTGGAATTCCACCTTGTAGAATGTTGCCGGGAAGGCCGAGGATGCTTAGCATGGACAATGAACCAATCGCATCTGGGATCTTGCCGACCAGATTATTGTTATCCAATTCAAGGATCTGGAGGTTGGAGCAATTCGTTATGGTGGCCGGAATGTTTCCCGTGAAAGAGTTGTTACGAAGGTCGAGTGTGCTTAGCATGGACAGTGAACCAATCCCATCTGGGATCTTGCCGACCAGATTATTGTTACCCAACTCAAGGATCTGGAGGTTGGAGCAATTCCTTATGGTGGCCGGAATGTTCCCCGTCAAAGAGTTGTTAAAAAGATATAGTTCTTGTAATCTAAAGAGGCGCCCGATTTCAGGTGGAATTCCACCTCGTAGAATGTTGCCGGGAAGGCCGAGGATGCTTAGCATGGACAGTGAACCAATCGCATCTGGGATCTTGCCGACCAGATTATTGTTATACAACTCAAGGATCTGGAGGTTGGAGCAATTCGTTATGGTGGCCGGAATGTTTCCCGTGAAAAAGTTGTTACGAAGGTCGAGTGTGCTTAGCATAAACAATGTACCAATCCAATCGGGGATCTTGCCGACCAGATTATTGTTACCCAACTCAAGGATCTGGAGGTTGGAGCAATTCGTTATGGTGGCCGGAATGTTCCCCGTGAAAGAGTTGTTAAAAAGATATAGTTCTTGTAATCTAAAGAGACGCCCGATTTCAGGTGGAATCCCGCCTTGTAGAATGTTATCGTGAAGGGCGAGGATGCTTAGCATGGACAATGAACCAATCCCATTTGGGATCTTCCCGACCAGATTATTGAAACCCAACTGAAGGACTTGGAGGTTGGAGCAGTTCATTATGGTGGCTGGAATGTTTCCCATGAAACAGTTGTAAGCGAGACGTAGTTGTCGTAATCTAAAGAGACGCCCAATTTCACGTGGAATTTCACTTGAAAATGAGTTGTTAAACAGCTGAATGACCCTGATAAAGCTTAGATTTCCGATGGAAGGAGACAACGTACCAATCAAGCCTCCAGATGCGAGGTTCAAGTGGGTGACTCTTTGGTGGTGAAGGCTACATGTAACACCTTGCCATTGGCAGAAATTAGTGCTGGATTGGTTCCATGAGGTCAAGAGACCTTGTGGGTCACCTTTAATCATGGATTTAATAGCAAGCACTGCTAGATGATCAACGTTGGTGCCGTTCAGTGCTGGTGCCTTGTGAATGGGTGTGGAAAATGCTGCAAGGTGTGTCAGGAAGAGAAATGATCGCAAGAAAAGCAACCATTTGGCACTCATTTTTGGTAATGAATTTTGTGGTATCTTTCTATGTTTTTGTGTCCATATATTTATACACAGAGGAGTGTCAATAGTCAACTTGACCAAGAAAAAGCttggaactttcttttcaatgGGCATGGTCGTTGTTACGTTCCAACCACTAAAGTTTAGTGCGTGATAAAGGAACTTTGTCAGTAACTTTGTCCATGCGTCTCACGCGATAAAATAAAGGTAACAACCAAAGACTTGTTGACTTGGCTTTTCGTGGGAAATAGTAGCTCTCAAATTATGGTCTACACCTGTTGACTTAGACTTTCCTTGCACATTTTTAAAAAAAGGTAAATATTATTCACAATGCCGTCAAACCCGAAGAGGGAGGCTGAAACAAAAAACTACATCAAATCAAATTTACATCAACTTTCCCAACTTAACGATCTATTTGTAGACCGATTCCTATACCATAAAAACCGGAGAGACTTAATATTTTGAATAATCACCTCCGGACAAACATTAAGATTCGAGAAGTGCTTGTCATTCCTAGCAAGCCATATGCACCAACTAGTCACAATCATAACACCAAGAATAACCTCCTTGCACATAGTTTAAAGATGACTAATAGCATTCACAATCAATTCTTGGATAaatgcacggtacccctgaccgcgaAAGGGATCCCCCTTCCGAAGCTAGCGACCCGGCAACGCTGCCAGGCGGTGAACACCCAGCCGAGTTCGAGGGGAGCGAAGAGCCTGCAAGCAGGATTCGAACCCGCGCCACTTGGACTCCTGAACCGGTTTTAAATGGGTGCAGGTGGCCACTGGGCTGACACCCCGTGGTTATTCACAATCAATTCTTTATCCTCATCCATCCATGTAATTACaataaaaatcactattttttcTTTCTCATTTTcgattaaataatattttttatacctttatcattacatttctCTCTCATTCACTCAAAATCACtttaaaaaacatcaaaaaaaattATAAGGGAGGTGCACAGTGTTCCCATATATTTACCGAAATAAACTCTCCTAGTATTTTTTGAGCCACAAGATAAATACAAGATAACAATTTTGTAAGTGCAAACcaaatttaattattaaaccagCCTTCATATAGATATCAGACTCAgagtaaaaattaaaaaaaaaataactgtAAAACTTTCTTCATTTGTTTCATAGCCATTCAAGATATAAGAAAAAAGATCAACAATAGAAAAAGGTTAACAAAGAAACAATAAAGTTTGAAGCTGGATGAAAGTAGCGAGAATTTAAAGAAACTAGTAGTTAAGAaccgcgcgttgcggcgagaCTGCCGAATAAAAAAAATTGGCGTAAAAGCGTTAAACCGCAAAATTTATATCAATTCCATGCATTGTAACAAAGACGTTGACAATACTTGAATCTTTTGTAAAAAAGTGTAGCGCGTTGCGGTAGTATGGTTAAACCGTACAAAAATTAGACGTAAAACATAAACAACACATTTGCGTTGCGGTGTGTGAACTCACAAGTCAATCGGATTTgaatttataaaataatattattaataatagtAGTTAAACAAATTTATTAAATATAGGGTTTATTAAAACTAAAAGTAAACCATAAGGGTTATATGGTACTTCTACTAATACCTTAAGGGAATAATTTTAGAAATAATCAAATGGAGATAACATAAATATATGCAATAGAGGCTTGTACACATTGCTTTAAGACTTGTAAGTAtgaatataataaataaaaataacatagtGGATGCCAAATGGCATCCACCCATTGGCCCGGCCCTCCAAACTCTAAGAGCCAATCAAAACACTCAAAATTGAATAGTGAAACCTCCTCACATAAAATTTTTgataaattataaaataatactactagggtttgttaaaactaaAAGTAAACCAAAGGGGTTATATGGTACTTATACTAATACTTTAAGggaatattttatattttagaaATAGTCAAACGAAAGATAACATAAATTTTTATATGCAATAGAGGCTTGTATACATAGCATTAAGACTTGtaagtataaatataaaaaaaacaaataaaatagtgGATGCCAAATGACATCCACCCATTGGTCAACAAACTCCAACAACCAATAACACTCAAAATTGAATAGTAAAACCTACTCACATACAATTTTTGATAAATTATAAAGAGGAAATAGGTTAGAACAAATGTTAGGTAAGATTAATATGTGGGCTCGAATTACATTTCTATTAAAAATTCAAACCCAGTTTAATTTACTTAAACATAATATAAAATAGAAATATAAATAGTTAAATATATGAAaaataaacagttttaaaaaagtaaaaatataatttaattttACGATCCAGTTCAGTTTTTTATGGTCGGTTTTGGGTATAAACTGCAAACCCACGCGTTCACTACGGTTTGAAATAAGTATCGCTTGTCACACACTGCAAAAGACGAAATCACCGGCAATGTAACATGAAAGGTTTTCACAGCTAATAGTCATACATGCATACTAACAATCGCCAACATAATGTTGGTGAGGAGCACGGTTTAGATCGAtaagtaaataaaatataaacaatGTGTTGAAAACCGTTTGCATGAAAAGGTGTTATTCGTGAATGACCAAATCAAAGTCTAGCAAGGACTATGACCAATGTCACAATATGAGCCTATAACCAAATCTTGACTGAGAATGCCTCGTCCTATCATATCCCAATACAATATAATCGTTTCGGAAATTTCGAACACCTTTGTCttatgtaacaactctcactaaaatcaatacttattatgttaattatcccataaggaaaccctaattgaaaaacccaagtaattctgcataaaccctaaaatttctgGAACAAttagaattaggatcagggcccctaaaactcaagggggttaaaccctaattgataattatccttCGAATACGTTGTCTAAATTGAGAATTCTTAAACTGTCAACTCATCAGGCCTATACCAGTgactaacctaccctaccctaaattgacaccccaggcgatacgcggcaaGTGCCAcggattcttccgcgacacgcgggaggtgcaaatttcgggtataaatagggggccttgggacttgaattctgacacTGATTCGACGTTAAAATTCCATATATACTACGAGATATTAGCTGTTTACTACAAAACACACACTGCACGAGACGCTACCGCaataaacagggtaataactcgatcgctattacgattcaacgtccgatcgattgaaactatccgacgattgtttgagtgctgctcaaattgagtttatactttgttattcgtcgtgattccgacaggatatTTGAGTATTGCCCAAATCCGGGCTATGTTCtattattcgttgtgaatccgctgaatatttaagtattgcactttgttaatcgttgtgaaggtttaatctcatgaattgtcgtaaatgctgtatgagttactaacccagtttgtgtgcattgttatttaaattaggactaaacaaggcaaatcagtaggcttatacactgctcgttaaatctgcaatgtgagtcattctctttttatcaactgttttacaaaactccaaattatttccaaagttataattacagggattaagtctttgtaatcaccaatttacagccggtatgtggggttttgtatacattacttgataatcttcaccattggggcagccaaggggtgatatgaccataatcacagacaccattggacaatgagagggccaatgggtcgagtgacaaaatactgtgggtagttggtttgatatcagaaacattgtaatcgctcttaatactgtaacttataacaaatgtgttattttcagtaaaatgaatgattcactcagtatttccccctgacaaaacctttttcaaacatgtttcaggtgatctgttgtgatccaagaaaagttccatgaagcactacaagcttagagaagtggctcaatgtgaataaataaagaaacatgttttgagaaataaagatttccccgggaaatcaccttattgtaaattacagggttttatccctaaactttatgtaataaagtaaacgggcattttagtattaaaagatcctgtattaaaagacttccgctgtcgcctaaattaaataccacgggattcctgtcccacGGCTCTGGACCTGGTTAAACCGGGGCTAgagccgtgacaggaaaaggtggtatcagagccattgattTAAGCCTACTACTGATTTAAGTAAATTAAGTATTTAGTAAAATACTTAATTCTACTAATTGCCATTtcgtgattatgtgttttattaactaattatttgttagttacagtatgggtaaacagaGACTTTCGGATATCTATCATAAATTAGATACTGCGcctaaagaaaaaggaacttcCTCCAAAAATTCCGCAAGTATGgatgaaggaatatttgtccgtaaagCCCAGTTTGAAAAACCACTTTCTCCTAGTAAAAGGAATTCGATACTTAGAAAAAGTcaggaaaaagaaaaagaaatcccaaccaaagaaagtgaggtttaatccggaaacccaggaaataggcaataatccaccatgggaagacaaattagatgaaaaatgggcagatctttacATGTTAGCCACCGTAGCAGTGAATGTAAACCTTTAAATTAGTATCTATAGTACCTACAAGCCCGAAGCTCTAGAAAAGTTATTTCGTAAATAAATAAGTGAcaataaatcctagtgtgtttaaATCTCAGTTGTTCTTTGTATAATTACCCGGTATGCAATAATACTTAAAATAATATTTGTGAAATTTGATTAtcaaattttaacttagcatttttgtgcattttgcatatatgctaaacagcatgaatgagctatctgaagcccttcagaaCCTTAATCTCTATCCAGTACCAATCGAAGTCTCCACCGACTTTACTGGTTACTTTGCTGACGTGGAGGAACccatggaatttcaagctccacctcctgAGAAAGCAAAAgctaagaaaagaagaagatatgtaggttGGAGGAAAGTtaacgtgatgtcgtggtcacgcaaatttaatcccaagaacaactatgtaaatagtggcaagtgggtatcgaacacagggagtttgtggaaaatgtgctatttgaagtgcttctctaagttaactaaattaaactaattgcaagaaaaaaaaattcaagagttggtttgatttgattggttttaaaaactaagattaattaactaatttgcaaAATGAAAATTTGGATTGTAAACAGTTgagagacaaatgactatcttgCGTTTCCGGTTTGGTTCGACGTCTGTGTTAAtatttcactagaaagaactacatagacatagttcatgtataatcaattgcagtgatgaaaggggactaagtactcagattccgagaacgtgaggttatcacccgatgatcaatcaacccttacccaaacctaactatacccatgatatcccgattgccaacgacaccaagaacgtatggtttctaattagttcaacataagaatcaacaagttactaacaatcaatcatacaccataacaatcaattcaaataaaaagcaattgttattctagaaatatgaaatgAAAACACATAGTCTTACTCAAACCTTCAACACAAGATAATCACCCAAAtatctagccactcatggctttgaCTAACATAATGCAAGAAATGGAAAATATTGTTCACCAACAAAAACTAGACAAGAATTTAGTGAAAAGATAGTTCCAAGATATGTTTCTTAGCTTCCAAGTGCTCTTCATATACTTCCCAACTCGTTCTAGCCAAGTAGTAACCGAAATTGCATGATTAGGCATCATAAATCTTCATAAAATGGCCAATAAATGCGAAGGTTACAAGATGGGATCAGTcagagccgtaagctacggctcccagccgtagcttacggcaggcaGCAGGTCAACAAGTCAGCTaggagccgtaagctacggcagaccaccgtagcttacggcagtcaGTGTTCTTTTACGGCAAGTTGCTCCTATCCTACGGTGGAACATTTTGGATGAAAGGgaggccgtaagctacggccaggaaccgtagcttacggtccTGAGCTTAATTTCCTTCCTTATTCTTCATCCAAACTTCACTTCTTTCGCTCTTTAACTCTAGCAGCTTCTAGCATTCCCTCATACCTCCTAAAAGATACATTTTGGTAGTTTTAACACCTGCACAATCCAAGATAAAGTGGTTATCtagttcaagcaattaaccgaataaagtgTAGAATATGCATTGTattaagccttttaagggttgtcctacggactacccatcacatccccacacttacccgttgcttgtcccaagcaaccactTCACAAACTATTTTTAACCATAAACGACCAATCATGCGAACCAAACTAAAGTGtcgtccttttactaactttttatcataccacaaaacacacccctcacaaaaactCTCGGTGTCAAGAAAAATTAGCAAATTATGCTAAACCACACAatgcgtatatgtgtgtgtgtgcgacaataagcttgtatgaaaatcaagtttcctcctaaccaatatttaacatgcttttgaatcaaaggaacttacgggttgttatggggctaggtgcaaaggtaggaaatggtggaatacatatTAGAAggctaattgatttgacccggttttatTTCCACTACTAAACAAAGCAAACGACTATGTACAAAACATCATAAACTTCTACACTACTCTTGAAACTAAtgacttctttttgtatttttctcatttttttttcataacacataaaactcaacaatatatacaaagacatcacaatcacaactaaattcctaaaccgggtcatctcaatagGGTATAATTTATATAGAAAGTAGGCTTTGGGCTTCAATCGAATGGCTTAAGGATCAAACATAGCTTTCtaaagaccaaacccccacccctcacaataccaagctcatatatgtaacgtatgaggtccaacccaccaattCCCGCACTCTCACATATCTAGACGAGGCATCCTAAAAGTCCCTTATCATCTTCAAAAGCATGCcaactctaggatttaacaagcattcacacacaagttctatttacacactacacacaccgccactcaagcAAAGAATTAACTCTCATATGTGgttcaattctcaccaagaaaaaaCTAAGAACGGGTGTCGGTGTGTTAAATGgtacaatatcaagttttcaaatttttacacttttcgcttggatttgcaaaaatttttgaatttctcaaaaatttcccccatccccacacttgggatacattgtcccaatgtatggttttgagggaaagatcgcTTTCAACAAGAACACCCACATTTGCTTTGCATCTTgaaccccaatttttttttttttttctaaaaacaccaccaactttcacaacccaacaaacacatcaacatcaaaacaccaccctacctcccaaccataaacaaaagcaaacaactaactaccaatatttcaaagctaaagaacacaacaagactaaggaaagagtacatcGACCTGGTGAAG from Helianthus annuus cultivar XRQ/B chromosome 7, HanXRQr2.0-SUNRISE, whole genome shotgun sequence includes the following:
- the LOC110867186 gene encoding LRR receptor-like serine/threonine-protein kinase GSO1 → MSAKWLLFLRSFLFLTHLAAFSTPIHKAPALNGTNVDHLAVLAIKSMIKGDPQGLLTSWNQSSTNFCQWQGVTCSLHHQRVTHLNLASGGLIGTLSPSIGNLSFIRVIQLFNNSFSSEIPREIGRLFRLRQLRLAYNCFMGNIPATIMNCSNLQVLQLGFNNLVGKIPNGIGSLSMLSILALHDNILQGGIPPEIGRLFRLQELYLFNNSFTGNIPATITNCSNLQILELGNNNLVGKIPDWIGTLFMLSTLDLRNNFFTGNIPATITNCSNLQILELYNNNLVGKIPDAIGSLSMLSILGLPGNILRGGIPPEIGRLFRLQELYLFNNSLTGNIPATIRNCSNLQILELGNNNLVGKIPDGIGSLSMLSTLDLRNNSFTGNIPATITNCSNLQILELDNNNLVGKIPDAIGSLSMLSILGLPGNILQGGIPPEIGRLFRLQELYLFNNSLTGNIPATIRNCSNLQILELGNNNLVGKIPDGIGSLSMLSTLDVRNNSFTGNIPATKTNRSNLQILELGNNNLVGKIPDGIGSLSMLSTLDLRNNSFTGNIPATITNCSNLQILELDNNNLVGKIPDAIGSLSMLSILGLPGNILQGGIPPEIGRLFRLQELYLFNNFLTGNIPATIRNCSNLQILELGNNNLVGKIPDGIGSLSMLSTLDLRNNSFTGNIPATITNCSNLQILELDNNNLVVKIPYEIGSLSVLSILGLPGNILQGGIPPEIGRLFRLQELYLFNNSLTGNIPATIRNCSNLQILELGNNNLVGKIPGWIGSLSMLSTLNLRNNFFTGNIPPIITNCTNLQVLSLGSNNLVGNILSIPPTIHWLDLRDNNFGGKLPSPTNSSSLIPLDVSNNYFVGSLHNLVCSDGVKKTKYFSLGYNQLSGVIPECWEKWSSLVLLCLSGNYLSGEIPRTLGSIPLLQFLAISRNKISGRLPSSLLNLSYLKVLDLRRNNLAGIIPPWIGIKLTMLKILNLRSNKFYGNTPDQLCYLSQVQVLDLADNNLSGNIPRCFNNFSVLSGIETNLEVQLSFSLDGGSFIVGDSLVMKGQEAEYGSFLGLVMLLDLSSNKFSGQIPSELTTLHKLKSLNLSRNQLTGEIPNKIGDMKSLESLDLSVNNLSGELPMSLSELNFLGTFNVSYNNLIGRVPTGTQIQSFNESSFFFWKQTLWSSTK